The DNA window GCAGAACGTCGGACGCCGCGTAGTCGAGCTGGGCCGGGGTGAGGGTCTCGGCGCCCCAATCGGAGGATTGCTGCTGCTTCGACAGCTCGACCCCGAGCTGCTCGCGCGCCAGCTCCTTGAGGCCGTGGCGGTCGGTGTAGGTGCGCACGAGCCGCGAGGCGACCTTGGTGCAGTAGATCGGCCGCGGCATGACGCCGAAGGCATGGAAGATCACCGCCAGGTCGAAGCGGGCGTAATGGAAGATCTTCAGCACGCTCTCGTCGGACAGGACGCGGATCAGGTTCTCCGGCAAAGGTCCGTCCTTGAGGATCTGCACCACGTCGGCCGTGCCGTCGCCGGTGGAGATCTGCACCACGCAGAGCCGGTCGCGATGCGGATTGAGACCGAGCGTCTCGGTGTCGATGGCGATGGCCGGACCGGGCTTGTAGCCGGCCGGCAGGTCGCCGCGATGGAAGCGTACTGTCATGGAACATCCGTATTGCGCAGACCATCCGTCTAACCCGTCTCGACGATGGCTTCAACGGATGTCCGGCGGGCGGAGCCTCGAACCCCTGTCCGTCGCGCTTCGGAAACAGGTCCTAGCGCATCGTGCGGACCCAGAGGGCCGCGTCAGCGAAAAGTGGATCCGGTTTTCCGCATGAACGATGCGCTCGTCAAAGAGGTGGGAGCATCGGACCCAAAAGTGGGCCCACTTTTGGGTCCGATGCTCTAGGACACGATGATCTCGTTGTCGCCGGGGCCGATCAGCTGACCCAGCACGCCTATAAGGGTTTCCCGGCTGACGGGCTTTTCGAGCCAGGGCACGTTCCGCAGCTCCGGCGGGCAGTCGGCTTTCGCCGGCAGGCCGGAATAGACCGTGAAGGGCACGCCCCGGTTCCTCAGGGCACGGGCGATCTCAAGCGAGGTGCCGTCCTTGATCATGATGTCCAGGATGGCGATGTCCGGCGCGTCGCTCTCGAGCCATTTCAGGGCGTCGACATTGCTCATGAACACCCCGGCGACCGCGAAGCCGGCATCCTCGAGAAAGGCCTCGAGCGACATACCGATCAACGCCTGGTCTTCGACAATCATGCAGCGCGTCTGAGTCATGGCGTCCATTGTCCGTTTCGGGCCGGGGAGCAGGCTCCGTCGATCGCATGGGCAGAGGAGCCGGGCGACGAATGATCGGCAGCGCATCCCTCTTGCGCCTTGTCTACGATGGCCCGGAGTCCGCTTCATTGATGCATGTGAATCTTGGCTGCAGAACCGGCTTTCCAAGGACAAGCTTATACCAAAGAGCCGCCATGAGCCGCCGGTGCTGCGGCGCGCACACTTTCGTGAAGACCGACAGGACGGGAATATTCTCCCTTGCCCGTTGGCCCGTGCTAAAGCCAAGCTTGAAGGCAGACATCACAAAGAGCGGCAGGCTTCGCATAGGTTAATGCGGCAGCCCGCCGGGGAGGGTCTTCTTACAGGTCCGAATTTGAGGAGTTGGAAGAGTGTCGGTCGAAAACTCCCTGAAGCAGCAGATGCTCAATGCCACTCCCCATCTGCGGGCCTTCGCAATATCCCTGTCCGGCAGCGTCGACAGGGCCGATGATCTGGTCCAGAGCACGCTTCTCAAGGGCCTGAGCAATCTCGACAAGTTCCAGCCCGGCACCAGCATGCAGGCTTGGCTCTTCACGATCCTGCGCAACGATTTTCTCACTCAGACCCGTCGGAACAAGCGCGAGGTGGAGGATCCGGAGGGATCCTGGGCCGAGAAGGTCGCCGTGATGCCCGAGCAGGGCGCGCGGCTCGATTTCACCGACATGCTGAAAGCCTTGGGCAAGCTCCCGGTCGACCAGCGCGAGGCGCTTCTGCTCGTCGGCGCGGAGGGTTTGTCCTACGAGGAGGCGGCGCGGATCTGCGGCACCAACATCGGAACCATCAAGAGCCGGATCAACCGCGCCCGCAACCGCCTCGTGGAGATGCTGAAATTCGACGCCGAGGACGATCTCGGCCCCGACGATCTCGTGAAGGCGGCGCTGTTCATGCATGCGTCGCTCTGACCCGAGCGACGGATCGGTATGACGGAACCAGGGAGCGCCCGGCCCGTCCGGGCGCTCCCAATCCGTGATCAATGCTTGGTTTCGTCGCCCGCGCGGTTGATCGCGATGCGTTTCACCTCCGGGCGAGTCTCGGCCGCCTTGGGCAGAGTGACGGTGAGAACGCCGTTCCTGAAGCTGGCGTCGATCTTGTCCTCCTCGACCTCCCAGGCCAGCGGGATGCGGCGCTCGAAGCGGCCGTAGTGCCGCTCGCTGAACGCGCGCTCCTTGTCGTCGATCGCGGATTTCTTCTCGCCCCGGATGGTGAGGACGCCGTCGCCCATCAGGACCTCCACATCCTTGTCCTCAAGGCCCGGAAGCTCCGCCGAGATGCGGACATCCTTGTCGTTGTCGACGACTTCCACATGTGGCCAGGTCGCCATCCGGTTCATGCTGCCGAGCGGCGCCATGTCGAAGCCGCGGAAAACGTCGTCGAAGAGCCGGTTCATCTCGCGATGCAGGGTCATGAAGGGATCGGCCTCGTCGCGATAGCGGCTCGGGGTCGTCTGCTGGTTGCGACCCCAGGGAATGAGATCGCGCATGTTCATGGTGTCATCCTCCTTTCGCTCAGATGGTGCGGCAGCGCCAGTGCTGAACCGGCGCTGCCTGTGGCACGGCCCCTGTCAGGCGGCCTTGCCGTGCTCGATCTGCTGCGGCGGCCGGCCAGCCGGTGCCGCGTCGGCGCCGGCATTGATCTCGATCCGGCGCGGTTTGAGCGCTTCGGGCACTTCGCGCTTCAGATCGACCGTGAGCAGGCCGTTCTCGAGGTGCGCATCCGTGACCTTCACATGGTCGGCGAGGTTGAAGGTCTGCTTGAAGGCGCGGGTCGCGATGCCGCGATGCAGATATTGCCGACCTTCTTCGGAGCCCTTCTTCTGACCGGCCACCAGGAGCTGGCTCTCCTTCTGGGTGAGTTCGATCTCGTCCGGAGCGAAGCCCGCGATGGCCATCGTGATCACATACTGGTCCTCGCCCACCTTCTCGATGTTGTAGGGCGGCCAGTTGGTCATGGGCTCGATCTGGGACGATTGATCGAGCATGTCGAACAGGCGGTCGAAGCCGACCGTCGAACGGTACAGGGGAGAGAAGTCGAAGGCTGTTCTCATCACCATATCCTCCATTGAGCAACATGGACGTGAGAGCGCCGGACACCCGCCGGCGCCCGTAATGCCAAGCCTCTGAAAGGCCTCGGCAATATTGATGGTAGGAACGCTTTTTTCTGATTTCAAGAGGGCTCCGAACGCCCGAGCGGCATCGCTCGCATCGTCTCCTGAAACCCGCTGGCCATCGGGGCCGTATCCCCTTAGCATCGGGTCGCTTCGACCAAGGACAGACCGACCATGCTCCGCATTCTCTCCCTTACCGTCCTGACAGCCTTCGCCACCCCGTCCCCGGCGGCGGATATCTCCCGCGACGAGACGACCATCGCCCAGCAGCAGCAGGCTCCTCAGCAGACCCCGAAGCGGGACTGCGAGCGAAAGCGGGATGAAGGCGTGAGCTCCTAGAGTATCCGTATTGATCAAGCGGGTTTTGGGGACCAGTTTCGCTGATCTCGCAAGAGCGCATTGGCCAGGATGATGAGCTTGCGCATGATGGCCGTCAGGGCGACCTTGGCCGGCTTGCCCGCCGCGAGCAGGGCCTGGTACTTGGCCTTCAGATCCGGATTGAAGCGGGCCGCCACCAGCGCTGGCATGTACAGCGCCTGACGCAGATGGGCGCGGCCGCCCCGGATCGTGCGGCGACCGCGCGAGGTTCCGCTGTCGCGCGCCACCGGAGCCAAGCCGGCGAGGCTGGCCACCTGGCTCTGATCGAGGCTGCCGAGTTCAGGCATCTCGACGAGCAGGCTCACGGCCGTGGCTTGAGCAATGCCGGGAATGCTCATGAGGATGGCCAGACGCGGGGCGAGATCCGCATCCGCCTGACACAGGCTGAGAAGTTGGGCGTCGACCGCAGCCAAGTGGCGGACTATCTGGCGCAGCCGCTGGTCGAGCTGACGTCGCAACAAGGGAGAGCGGACCACCTTCTGCCGGTTGAGAGCGGCCGTGCGGTCCTTGATCAGCGCCTGCCGCGCCACCACCAGCTCCTTCATGGCATCCAGAGTGGGACTGAGCACGGGCCGGGTGGGAGGCTCGAGCAGGGCTCCAAAACGCGCCAGCAGGGCCGCATCGAGCCGATCGGTTTTGGCGAGCTGTCCCAGGGCTTCCGCGAAGCGGCGGGCGTGGCGGGGATTGATCTTCGCCAGCGGCAGGCCGG is part of the Microvirga terrae genome and encodes:
- a CDS encoding ribonuclease D; its protein translation is MTVRFHRGDLPAGYKPGPAIAIDTETLGLNPHRDRLCVVQISTGDGTADVVQILKDGPLPENLIRVLSDESVLKIFHYARFDLAVIFHAFGVMPRPIYCTKVASRLVRTYTDRHGLKELAREQLGVELSKQQQSSDWGAETLTPAQLDYAASDVLHLHALKDKLDRLLERENRLGIAHQCFSFLPTRAQLDLLGWPETDIFAHS
- a CDS encoding IS110 family transposase, yielding MDHPIPQTAGIDIAKDQLDVCLCPDGATRHFPNDAKGHRALIAWLAAYAIQRVVFEPTGAYHRGLERSLASAGLPLAKINPRHARRFAEALGQLAKTDRLDAALLARFGALLEPPTRPVLSPTLDAMKELVVARQALIKDRTAALNRQKVVRSPLLRRQLDQRLRQIVRHLAAVDAQLLSLCQADADLAPRLAILMSIPGIAQATAVSLLVEMPELGSLDQSQVASLAGLAPVARDSGTSRGRRTIRGGRAHLRQALYMPALVAARFNPDLKAKYQALLAAGKPAKVALTAIMRKLIILANALLRDQRNWSPKPA
- a CDS encoding response regulator, translating into MTQTRCMIVEDQALIGMSLEAFLEDAGFAVAGVFMSNVDALKWLESDAPDIAILDIMIKDGTSLEIARALRNRGVPFTVYSGLPAKADCPPELRNVPWLEKPVSRETLIGVLGQLIGPGDNEIIVS
- a CDS encoding Hsp20/alpha crystallin family protein: MNMRDLIPWGRNQQTTPSRYRDEADPFMTLHREMNRLFDDVFRGFDMAPLGSMNRMATWPHVEVVDNDKDVRISAELPGLEDKDVEVLMGDGVLTIRGEKKSAIDDKERAFSERHYGRFERRIPLAWEVEEDKIDASFRNGVLTVTLPKAAETRPEVKRIAINRAGDETKH
- a CDS encoding Hsp20 family protein; its protein translation is MRTAFDFSPLYRSTVGFDRLFDMLDQSSQIEPMTNWPPYNIEKVGEDQYVITMAIAGFAPDEIELTQKESQLLVAGQKKGSEEGRQYLHRGIATRAFKQTFNLADHVKVTDAHLENGLLTVDLKREVPEALKPRRIEINAGADAAPAGRPPQQIEHGKAA
- a CDS encoding sigma-70 family RNA polymerase sigma factor, whose translation is MSVENSLKQQMLNATPHLRAFAISLSGSVDRADDLVQSTLLKGLSNLDKFQPGTSMQAWLFTILRNDFLTQTRRNKREVEDPEGSWAEKVAVMPEQGARLDFTDMLKALGKLPVDQREALLLVGAEGLSYEEAARICGTNIGTIKSRINRARNRLVEMLKFDAEDDLGPDDLVKAALFMHASL